One Ovis aries strain OAR_USU_Benz2616 breed Rambouillet chromosome 4, ARS-UI_Ramb_v3.0, whole genome shotgun sequence DNA window includes the following coding sequences:
- the LOC101123112 gene encoding large ribosomal subunit protein uL23, whose protein sequence is MKMAPKAKKEAPAPRKAEAKAKALKAKKAVLKGVHSHKKKKIRTSPTFRRPKMLRLRRQPKYPRKSAPRRNKLDHYAIIKFPLTTESAMKKIEDNNTLVFIVDVKANKHQIKQVVKKLYDIDVAKVNTLIRPDGEKKAYVRLAPDYDALDVANKIGII, encoded by the coding sequence ATGAAGATGGCGCCGAAGGCGAAGAAGGAAGCCCCTGCCCCTCGTAAagctgaagccaaagcaaaagctCTGAAGGCCAAGAAAGCAGTGTTGAAAGGTGTCCACagccacaagaaaaagaagatccGGACGTCACCCACCTTCCGGCGGCCCAAAATGCTGCGGCTCAGGAGGCAGCCCAAATATCCTCGGAAGAGCGCCCCTAGGAGAAACAAACTTGACCACTATGCTATCATCAAATTCCCCCTCACCACCGAGTCAGCCatgaagaaaatagaagacaACAACACACTGGTGTTCATTGTGGATGTCAAGGCCAACAAACACCAAATCAAACAGGTTGTGAAGAAGCTCTATGACATTGACGTGGCCAAGGTCAATACTCTGATCAGGCCTGATGGAGAGAAGAAGGCATATGTTCGACTGGCTCCTGACTATGATGCTTTGGATGTTGCCAACAAAATTGGGATCATCTAA